The Ananas comosus cultivar F153 linkage group 4, ASM154086v1, whole genome shotgun sequence region ttcagaataatttttttttttcaaaaaaagaaagagattgcTTTCACTACCCATCTCTCattaggataaaaataaaattaattatccaATATCTCACCAAATCCTAGTTCCCAGGTCAAATTATTTGGagactttttttataaaaaacacaaaaaaacatgTGAATACTAACTTAACCTTTAAGTTCTTGCATGTATTAGAAATTGCTTTTACAACCATTTAACAAAGCAAATCCACAATTCAATTATTTATCTCTCAACCAATTTCTCTcctctattaattaattaattagataagtATGTTTAATTATGCttgtattaattagataattccACCAATAAGACAAAAATCAATTAAACAACCTTGCAAGAAAAGCAACCTAGAGATGAGCACACAATATTCATTATCCAAAATTCcctcaaaagaataaaaaagttttGCAATTAAATATTTggttgaaataaaatattgaaactaTTGCAGGTGTGTTTTGAAAATCTTTTTAGATGTACTGTAACATACAATCCAAAGTTTTGATGATGGGGCTTTCCATGTGGGACATATCTTTGGgcattaaaaaacaaaatcattTTGCTTTTGCTAAATCACTTTTGTGGTCCTCAGAATATAAGCAgctttttttattcaaatgatATAATCAAGACCAGCTGtctgatttaattaattaaatattaatatgtcACTAATgtaaatatatcataataaatGCTTAACCAATCAATTAGTTTGATTGAGTAATAGAAGTTTGAGATTAAAATATCATGGGTTCTATGATTGAAATCTTAAAAAGTTTAGATAATCATTACTGATTGTTAACTTAGATGATATATCGTCCAAGatgattttaaattatatgattctatttatttttagaagtattctaactcttaatataaagaaagaaatgcTAAATATTCTTGCTAAAAGAATAAGGGTCTAACtgaattatgaactattttTAGTTGTTTAcctaacttttcaaaattttggttttactatctaaacttttaatttatttgatttgagttagttgacgtcaaaatttgaatacgacgtttatctttataaatttagttagtatacatAATATAGCtcttgcaattataaatttagtaagtAACTAGTTTAAATTTTACCGTCAAAATATAGTTAACTGACTCGAATCAAATatactcaaaaaattaaatatttaattgaaaatGGTTTCTGATATGTTCTGTGTAAGCACCTTGATATACTGCATCGACCGACTCTAAGGCAAGTGGCGAAGGATTCGATAgtaacctaattttttttatagtaacctaatttttttatatttttaagctaagtttattttttaaaaactaaataagtAGGTGGTAAGctcatttttcttaaaaaaaaaaaaaaaaatcccatcaCAGCCTACAAATACAATAACAGAATCCAATCTCTCTGCTTTGTTCCTTTTTTGGTACCAAAGCGCAGCAGCAGCACCACCACCTCAAGAGATACCTTtgcctttatttttttcactctctttttctctattttccTTTATACCCCACacttttccctcttcttttttcccttAATTATCGTTGCACCATTAATACCTCGATTCTCTTAAGCTCTCATTAGCGCTCAcacaagagaaaagaagaagaagaagaagagatcgaCAATGAAAGAGTTCAGCTACGGCGCGATCGAGTCGGCGACGAACGGCTTCGCCCTCGAGAACTTGATAGGGAAGGGCAGCCACGGCGTCGTCTACCGGGGACACCTCGACAACGGCACGCCGGTCGCCGTCAAGAAGCCGTCGCCGGCTTCTTCCGCCCACGGCGACGCCAAGATCCGGAACGAGATCGCCATCCTCGCGTCCACGACAGACTGCCCCTGCATCGTCAACCTCGTCGGCGCCGGCCGCGACTCCGCCGGCCAGTCTTTCCTCGTCATGCAGCTCATGCCGAACGGCTCGCTCCGCGACGCCCTCCGCTCGCACTCCGCCGCCCCTTCGTGGCCGCGGCGCGTGGAAATCGCGCTCCGCGTCGCCCGCGCCGTCGCGTCGCTCCACGGCGCGTCGCCGCCGGTCGTCCACCGCGACGTCAAGTCGGAGAACGTCCTCTTCGACGCCGCGTGGGACGCCCGGCTGGCGGACTTCAGCCTGGCCGTCagagtcggcggcggcggccggacggagCCGATTGGATTGCCGCCGGCTGGGACGATCGGATACCTCGACCCGAGCTACACCGAGTCGAAGCTGCTGAGCCCGAAGAACGACGTGTTCAGCTTCGGAGTGCTGCTGCTGGAGCTCGTGAGCTCCCGGAAGGTGATGGACGTGGACAGCGACACGTGCTCGATCGTCGCGTGGGCGGTGCCGATGATACGGGCGAGGCGGTACGACGAGGTGGTCGCGAGAATTCTGCGGGTGGCGGCGCGGTGCGCGGCGGAGAAGGCGGAGGAGAGGCCGGGGATGGGGGAGGTGGTGAGGGAGTTGGAAGGGGTGGTTGATGAGTGTGTTTCGTGGTGGTGGGCGAGGCATGGCATTAATTGGTGCTCCATAGTAAGGAATTATAGggtttggaggaggaggaggaggaggagagtggGGACGAGGAGGATTGTGTGCAAGGATCATCTTgcaggtggtggtggtggtggtggcggtaaatttgatttggattcggaGTTTCGAAAAAATCATTCGTAGGAGGACGCTGCTCTACATTCGAAGTACCTTAAAATGATCGAAGGTTTAGCTAATCCAGACCTTTTCAAGTCAATTATTCGATTAAGTTTATGCGCTGATTGGTGTTATGTAACTATAACTATGATTTCTATCAATTTGAcatctgttttttctttttctttgtttttttttttaaaaaaaaatttgctcttttttttttttggtagaagGACAATTACCAAACCATACAGAAACTTACATGCATTCATTTATGTGTTTTATTATGTGGCTTACTTTTAGCATCTTGGCTGGGCTGAGAATAGTGAATTTGGTCCTGTTTGTTCGCATTTATTATAGTGGTGTACATTTCATGCTCAACTGTACTAAATTTGGCTTAATtagttgtgtgtgtgtgtgtgtgtatgagagagagagagagagagaacaataaTGGTGTAAGGATGAGCAATCCACTTCAATTAAGCATGATAGttcaattcaatttttattcatGGTCAAAGTATAATTACTAGGCAAAGTATTTAATTttgctttaaaattttacaGGACCATATGATACGTGATCAACCTCTGGTTTGTAGCAGCAGTTAAAACTCACTTGTCCTTGCACATAAATCAAGCACAAGTCCTATGTGGGGCAAATTATTACTATGCATCAGTACAACTGCGCACCATGGTGCGAACTTCGAATTAAAACATGTTCTTAAACAGTTTAatctttaaaaaagaaaaagaaaagaaaaaaaattgaaacttttagaTGTATCTTCTGTTTTTGTTTAACTTAAAAACAGGGTATTTCAAGCATATAGGTTTTGCCCTGTATATCAAATTAAGAGAACTGAAAATGAAAAGAGTAAATAACCAATCAACCAAagatagaaatataaatatggTTAATCATGTTATTTTCATGCACTTTCTAATTGAAGTCGAAATCTAACATGCGTATGGGGATGTTGTTTCAATTCGAGAATGCGGTAATGTGTGTTAAGAGGTTTAAATAAGTGCGATTGTGGATTACGAAACCAGCAGATGAAGTTTCAAGCACTTCCTAATGGAAGTCGACATGTAACATGCGTACACTGTTGTGTTTTAACACTGGCATGTGGTAGATTAAATGTTAAAAAGCTCATTAAAGTACTACTGTAACATATATGTAATCTGAATTTTTGTATCTGTCTTTCGAGAACTCAGTTTCATCCACACATATGTATCCTTTTCCTTATGAAAGTGACCCCCTTTGATGAACTTTCTCTAACCAACCTGGGAACTTATTTGAGTTACACTTTCAAGTCATGTATTGTCTCCTTGAACATGTACTGCATCTAAAATGATATATACAACTCTACGAATTTCTCAAGCAATTAGTGGGTAGTTATAGTTTAGATTCTTACCGTTGCATAGCTCGCCAGCGCAACGACATCGCTACACAGAAAAGAATCAGGCAAAGCAAATCAGTTACGACGATGAAGTACTAAAATACTAACACTCACTTTAGTAATGCCTTGAGAAACATCAAAAGGGACCAAAGTTCTTAGTTTACTTGAGAGGACTTATTTTTACTGGCATAGCATCGAAACAAGCACGATTCCTGTACAAACAAATCCTCACACGAAGATGAACCAACTCACCTATTCCTTTCCAGTTCGATAAGAAATGCTGCTTCGGCTAATGCTGCTAAAAGACTTAACATTTCCCGCATCTTTCAGCAGATTCACTAACAAAAGCCTGGAATTTCATGACAGTAAGTTATACTCCATTTTAGAAAACACGGTAGAAGTTGCAATCAACTGACGAAACTATCTTATTAGCAGAGTCATAGGTCTGCAGTATAAGCGATCTTCTTTTAATCCAGCGTAAAAGCCAATCGACAAAATGTACAAAATAATTGGAATATTTTTGCGGAGTAGAACTTCATGCAGTTTCCTATCtcagagaaaaagaagaataaagatTAGCCTATTTCGCCTGTACAAATCAAACTGCGCATTAAGAAATTGGATAATCTTCTCTTGAAAGGACAACCAACTTACATGTTGTTGTTCGGGAATATAATACGAGGAGATACATGAATCCGGCATTTCAATCACTTGAACGGACTCCTATAATCTTCGTCCTCGCAATCCTCATTCCCGACAGCAATGTGGTTGAGCTTACAAGGTTCTGCGAGTTTGAGGCTTCTTTACCAAACTCAATACCATCGAGAACATCCTGAAGTATATATAACAATAAGAAGTATTTAACATGTAACGAAGATCCAGCAAATACCAAATTATGCTAAGCATTTGGGTGCAATGAAGTACTCTATGATAATTTCGAACATATTGAAGAGATATACTTAAATTCATTTTAGGAAATCAATTACGGAATTTCATAATTCAACTAGAAGTGTTAAGTTACAATTTCATGAAATATCCATCACCAAATGTTTGATAAGTTCGCAGAAACCAATGATAATTGAAGGCTAACTTGATTAGCCATCTGCACACTGTCATACCGACTGTAATTGTCAGATGAAGCATATTATCAATATTAGAGTATTAGACTTATGAAAGATAATGAAAAAAAGAACCAACTAGACGAAATGAAGGAAATAGTTGCTGATCAGGGTTTAGTGGGCCATAATTAGACCAATCAATCATGATATCAATGCATACAACATTGTTCTCTCTGCGGCGATAGCTTTCACCTAGTTTGAATTACAATATGTAAGAATCTGACAAATTCGTCACAAAGTGAGTAGTATGAACCTGGAAATCTCATAGACCTCAGCTTCAGATTTGCTATCATTGAAAACCTAGTGATTTAAAGCATTAGTTAGTCTTAAAGCAACATACTAACCACTATCTTACAGAACAGATTAATTTCGTTCCCTCAAATTAGAAAAGATCAATAAGACAATGCTACATAATACGTCCCTCATGTTGCGATGGCATAATCGACACTTAATTGTCAGCTGTAGTCTTTAATTGGCATCCTTTCCAGCGGATTCAAAACGAAACTGAACCTTGGACCTTCGTGACATGTTTAAATTATCAGCTCTACAAGAACAGGAAACACGAATCGGAAGGAATTGAAATGAAAAACTTGAGGAATTGAAAACACTATTTCCCATTGAACTCTTCGAATTgtataatatgaaaaatatttcgcacataatgttaccaaaagccAGGTTTTGCAATCCGTCAGATTTGGTTAATGAAACCGATAAATTAACTACTCCCGCTGATCCAACACGCAGAATCACTCAGTATTTCTCGCATTTCTCAATGTTCTGCAATATGTAGAAACCCACCAGAATATGACAAGCTACGGAGATATTAAAAGCGAATTATGTGCTGCAAAATGCAAGACAAAAAAGATCTTATTATAATCCTTCAAAATactatctaaatataaatttaagcaATGAAGTATCACTTCGCAAGTGGCACTAAATCCAATTTATAGTTATTTCGCAATTTAATTTCAGGAGATGGTTGTATCGTCCCACGACAGCAAAAACTTTCATGCCATTCTCCTCGTAATTTATCATTAGACATTTACGTCATATCTgtgtctttttattattatccgCACATCTCAAATTGTGCTTATTATACACATATTAATGCATAAAATTTTGGATCTTCTTTACTTGTACCACCCCAGTTATCCTCATGAATCACTAGCGTTATCCCTCATTTTAACAAAGTTCTTTGTGTACTTGttcacaaaataaataaataaataaataaaaagaaagaagaaaaagaaaatggaaattacaacaaaaacaaaaccaaaaacaaaagaaactcAAAAACAAAAGGAATTGAGATGTCACGAGGTCCTTGTGCGTAAATTCTCGCTTACTATCAGGATGAAACATTTAGATAGCTGTTTCGTTCGCTTTGTTGTTAcccaaatagggtatatccctgtttactcaaaaaaaaaaaacatttagatAGCAGCTTGCTTTTCTACGTCACAAACGTTTACGGTCCACCCTCGTGGGACGGTAAGGACGAGTTTTGTGCTGAGTTGGCGAATCTCAAGGGGGTCTGTGGTAGCATGTGGGTAATGTGTGGGGACTTTAACCTCACCAAGAATCTACAGGAGAGAAGAGGTAGATCTTGGTGTTCGCGGCTTATGACTCTATTCTCGGATTTGCTGATCGACCTGGGAATGATTGAGCTACCCTTGGggaatcaaaatttttacttGGTCTAATATGCAACCCGACCCCACTCTTGCAAAGTTGGACCGATTTTTAATTTCTACGGAATGGGATCAAATCTTTCCACTGTCTAAAGTGGTGGCTTTACCTAAAATAACTTCCGACCGCTGCCCTATCCTCCTTACCACCAGCGACAGACTGCCTAAACGAAGTTTCAGATTCGAAGAAGTCTGGTTAACTAGAGAAGATTTCTGCAATGCTCTACCAACCTGGTGGAGGGAGGTGTCGGATAAGGGCTCTAGTATACTCACCGTGGTTGCTAAATTACGACATTGCCGCAAGAGAATCAAAGAGTGGTGCGCAACGAATTTTTACAGTATTGTAAAGATTAAAGAACGACATATCGGATGAGATTCTTCACTTGGACATCTTAGAAGAAAGTCAAAACCTCACTCTTAACCAGTTAGAGAAGCGTAAATTGCTTAAGAAGCAACTCCAAAAAGTAGTTGCAGAGGAGGAGCTTTTATGGAAAACTCGAGCTAGACAACAGTGGCTGAAGGAAGGTGATGGTAACACAAAATTTTTCCATGCGATGGCCAACGGGAGAAGAcgagaaaattctatttttgcAGTCGAAGATGCCGGACGGACAATTTACAGGGAAGAGGAAAAGCGAGAGTATTTCTATAATAAGTTCAAAGAGATATATACCCCGGATACAGGTTACAACGGTATGACTGGGGATTGGAGCAGTCTTTATATGGACAGAACCATTCCTAACCCTGACCATCTTACTCTACCTTTCTCTTTGGATGAGATTAAGAAGGCTACCTTCCAACTTGGTGCGGACAAAGCTCCGGGACCGGATGGGTTCAATTTGAGGTTCTTCCAGAAATTCTGGGACGTGGTTAAAGATGATCTTTTTAACATATTCCGCGACCTATCTGATGGCACATATTAAACACTAGCCTCCTGGATTATTCGTACATTTGTCTTATTcccaaaaaaggagaaaaatctGTGAATGATTTTCGACCTATCAGCCTTATGAACAGCGTGCAAAAAGTTATTTCTAAGGTGCTTGCAAATAGGTTAGAAGAGATTATGAATGATATTATCTACCCCACGTAGTCAACTTTTCTTAAAAGACGGTGTATTTTGGATTCCTTTGTCACCGTCAATGAAATTGCATGCTGGTGTTCTAAAACGGGCGTGGAGAGTGTTGGGATTAAAGTGGACTTAGAAAAAGCTTACGACCGAGTGAGTTGGGCTTTCCTAAGAAAAGTGCACGTATGGCTCGAGGCAAACCATAAATGGTGCGAGTGGATTGATCTTTGCGTTACCAAGGCTAAGGTAGCGGTCTTGGTCAACGGAGAACCGACTGAACGGATTAAGACTAAATGGGGACTGCGACAAGGTGATCCCTTATCCTCGTACCTTTTCCTACTGATAGCGAAAGGTCTGGCCAGAATGACAGAACAAGCTGTTCGAAACGGATTGTTGCGAGGTGTAGGACCAAATGAAAACACTAAGATATCTATCCTCCAATACGCCGATGACACCATTTTCTTTTGTGAGGCCAAAAGAAAGCAAGTGTGAAATCTCTTATTCATCTGGCAAGCCTTAGAATGGGCATCGGGACTAAAGATCAATCGTTGTAAGTCGGAACTATTATATATGGGTGAGAATACCAATCTGGGCAGCAGACTTGCGATGATACTAGGATGTAAATTAGAGGTCTTACCGATGCGTTATCTAGGGCTACCACTGCAAATCGGCCGCCTAAAAAAGGAGGACTGGTGGGCCATTATAGGTAAAATGGAGAAAAGGATCGAAGGATGGCAATCTAAACTCCTTTCACAAGGAGGTCGGCTGGTACTTGGTAATTCAGTCCTTTCGAATTTGGCTCTATACTTCTTCTCAATTTTCAAAGCACCGAAATGGGTTTTGCGTCGACTTGAAGGATTGCGAAGGGCTTTCTTCTGTAGAGGGACTACAACAGTCGTGGGGGGTCAATGCCTTGTATAGTGGAAAACTGTGTGCAGGAACAGGAATGAGGGAAGATTGGGGATGAAGGATCTTGAAACCATGAACATTGCACTACTGGTTAAATAGTGGTGGAGGTTCTTTTCCAAAAGAAATCATCAGTAGGGTGCTCTTCTCAATGCATTATATTACCATAGAAGAAAACCACTTCGGAAGGTCAATCGTTCAAACCTTACTTGTCCTGGTGGTGGAGTGTTCTCACGACCAGAGATATCTTTAAGTGTGGAATATCATTCTCAATTGGCGACGGAAAGGGGTAGATTTCTAGAACGACATCTGGTGTGATCACCTTTCCCTCTGCTCTAGACACTCGGGAATCTTCGACAGAGTCACTAACAGAAATCTAAGAGTACATGAGTGTTGGAATGGGAATGGGTAGAAGTGGCGTAAAATAATGGCAGGGTTCTCCTGCTCTTCGCAAAATGATAATACCCTAGTCCAACATTTGATGGAATCGGTCGACGCCATGGCCCTTACTAACCGTCAAGATGAAGTTAGATGGAGGTGGGCGCGTTCAGAAGTGTTTTCGGTGAAATCGCTGTATCTTTTTCTTCAAGATGGTGGAGTAGTTGTTAAAAGGTATGATCGGATGTGGAAGATGAGATCACCGCTCAAAGTCAAAATCTTCGTGTGGCTAGTTCTGAAGAATAAGGTTCTCACTATGGACAATCTCATGAAAAGGGGCTGGAGTGGTGACGAGAGTTGTGTTTTCTGCTTAGAGGACACGGAGACTGTCAACCACCTTTTCGCCGTGTGTTCGGGTACCACGGCTATGTTCGAAGGACTCCTACCAAACAAGCGTCGCTATCGTTACTACTTGTCTGTTAAAGAAATTTGGGAAGCGACATATAGTAAGCGGGGAGTGCAGGGGGATAGAGATTTGGCGCTTATATCCGCAACGTAGTGGGTTGTCTGGTTAGAGCACAACAGAAGAATTTTTGAGAAGACAAAACGATCGATAGGGTCCCTGCCGTCGGAGATTAGATCACTCAAGGAGTTATGGTGCCGAGGTCCGTGTAGTAACACGGTTGAAACCATTCTTATTAGttgaagttctttttttttttttttttttttttttttttttttttaatgtcacGAGGCCTTGGATGCCTTCTTTTATAGCTAAGTTTATcctctaaatgaatgaagcggtagcatgttaccttttctcaaaaaaaaatttaattttttgaattttagta contains the following coding sequences:
- the LOC109708571 gene encoding serine/threonine-protein kinase-like protein At5g23170, which translates into the protein MKEFSYGAIESATNGFALENLIGKGSHGVVYRGHLDNGTPVAVKKPSPASSAHGDAKIRNEIAILASTTDCPCIVNLVGAGRDSAGQSFLVMQLMPNGSLRDALRSHSAAPSWPRRVEIALRVARAVASLHGASPPVVHRDVKSENVLFDAAWDARLADFSLAVRVGGGGRTEPIGLPPAGTIGYLDPSYTESKLLSPKNDVFSFGVLLLELVSSRKVMDVDSDTCSIVAWAVPMIRARRYDEVVARILRVAARCAAEKAEERPGMGEVVRELEGVVDECVSWWWARHGINWCSIVRNYRVWRRRRRRRVGTRRIVCKDHLAGGGGGGGGKFDLDSEFRKNHS